A single region of the Armatimonadota bacterium genome encodes:
- the gatB gene encoding aspartyl/glutamyl-tRNA(Asn/Gln) amidotransferase subunit B: MAEWEACIGMEVHAELLTDSKMFCACANAFGGEPNTRCCPVCTGMPGSLPVMNRKAVEMVLRTALALNCEISMTSIFHRKNYFYPDLPKNYQISQYGDTPIGKRGWLDVPVNGRLVRVHIRRVHLEEDTGKLFHLPTGESAVDYNRSGVPLMEIVTEFPPDMHTAEEARAYLQTLRSVLVYLGVCDGRMEQGSLRCEPNLSVRPKGSDTFGVKTELKNLNSFRAVQRGIEYEIQRHIAVLESGGKVVQETRGWNDERGESFPMRTKEYEQDYRYFPEPDLVPVQFTEEWIEQVRAFLPELPLAKRQRFMEQYALPEYDATLLVEDRATADYFEEVVQLGAEPKAVANWMNGDLARLMNAAGIEDIRTCKVKPQHLRDLIGLVQKGTITGSVAKQVLEEVFQTGADPAQVVQAKGLTQVSDTDQLAAWVQQAIAENPDAAEKVRNGKLQTLQFLVGQVMKLSRGRANPNEVRRLIAEALGVQLDPS, encoded by the coding sequence ATGGCGGAGTGGGAAGCCTGTATCGGCATGGAAGTGCATGCTGAGCTGTTGACCGACAGCAAGATGTTCTGTGCGTGCGCCAACGCTTTTGGCGGTGAGCCCAACACCCGTTGTTGCCCGGTATGCACGGGGATGCCCGGCTCCCTGCCAGTGATGAACCGGAAAGCGGTGGAGATGGTACTGCGCACGGCGCTCGCGCTCAACTGCGAAATCTCCATGACCTCCATCTTTCACCGCAAGAACTACTTCTATCCCGACCTGCCCAAGAACTACCAGATTTCGCAATACGGCGACACGCCCATCGGCAAACGAGGCTGGCTGGATGTGCCGGTAAACGGAAGGCTGGTGCGCGTGCATATCCGCCGTGTGCATCTGGAGGAGGACACCGGCAAGCTTTTCCACCTGCCCACCGGCGAGAGCGCGGTGGACTACAACCGCAGTGGTGTGCCGCTGATGGAGATTGTGACCGAGTTCCCGCCCGACATGCATACGGCAGAGGAAGCGCGCGCCTACCTGCAAACGCTGCGCAGTGTGCTGGTGTATCTGGGTGTATGTGATGGGCGGATGGAACAGGGCAGCCTGCGTTGCGAGCCGAACCTCTCCGTGCGCCCAAAGGGCAGCGACACCTTCGGCGTCAAAACCGAGCTGAAGAACCTCAACTCCTTCCGCGCGGTGCAGAGAGGCATCGAATACGAGATACAGAGGCATATCGCCGTGCTGGAATCGGGTGGGAAAGTGGTGCAGGAGACGCGCGGCTGGAACGACGAGCGTGGCGAAAGCTTCCCCATGCGAACCAAAGAGTACGAGCAGGACTACCGCTACTTCCCCGAACCCGACCTCGTGCCGGTGCAGTTTACGGAAGAGTGGATCGAGCAGGTGCGTGCTTTTTTGCCCGAGTTGCCTCTGGCGAAGCGACAGCGTTTCATGGAGCAGTACGCCCTTCCCGAATACGACGCCACCCTGCTGGTGGAAGACCGTGCGACCGCCGACTACTTTGAGGAAGTGGTACAGCTCGGCGCGGAGCCGAAAGCGGTGGCGAACTGGATGAACGGCGACCTCGCCCGCCTGATGAACGCGGCGGGCATCGAGGACATTCGCACCTGCAAGGTGAAACCTCAGCACCTGCGCGACCTGATTGGGCTGGTACAGAAGGGCACGATTACCGGGAGCGTCGCCAAACAGGTGCTGGAGGAGGTCTTCCAGACAGGCGCAGACCCCGCACAGGTGGTGCAGGCGAAGGGTTTAACGCAGGTAAGCGACACCGACCAGCTGGCAGCGTGGGTGCAGCAGGCGATCGCCGAGAACCCCGACGCAGCTGAGAAAGTGCGTAACGGGAAGCTGCAAACGCTGCAGTTCCTGGTGGGTCAGGTGATGAAGCTCAGTCGCGGGCGCGCTAACCCCAATGAGGTGCGCCGGCTTATCGCCGAGGCGTTGGGAGTGCAGCTGGACCCCTCTTGA